In Corvus moneduloides isolate bCorMon1 chromosome 3, bCorMon1.pri, whole genome shotgun sequence, one DNA window encodes the following:
- the TP53BP2 gene encoding apoptosis-stimulating of p53 protein 2 isoform X2, whose product MFLTVYLSNNEQHFTEVPVTPETTCRDVVELCKEPGESECHLAEVWCGSERPIADNERMLDILQRFGMQRGEVRFFLRHERSPCREAGTGQRSQDPAFKRNGVKVPGDRRIENGVSAPRMDMTLSELQEMASRQQQQIEAQQQMLANKEQRLKFLKQQDQRQQQQAAEQEKLKRLKEIAENQEAKLKKVRALKGHVEQKRLSNGKLVEEIEQMNSLFQQKQRELVLAVSKVEELTRQLEMLKNGRIDGYHDNQSAVAELDRLYKELQLRNKLNQEQNAKLQQQRECLNKRNLEVAVMDKRVNELRERLWKKKAALQQKENVPVSSDGNLPQPVASAPSRVAAVGPYIQSSTMPRIASRPELLVKPAFSDGTQALQVPDGPLKTQTLPNMRAGNSSQAKAPAGSVVPNTKPSPSAPDWSSSNTDNHISQGSALTSGKGIVTSEGQAEGETFLRDKEKKVRPFSMFDSVDQSAGLGTLRKNQSSEDLLREAQTTNKNVTKVPPPVPTKPKQINLPYFGQASHLQPADTKLDGNLQKLPLAIAAMGNKQKPVAQQPSHPSQQIQQRISVPPAGSSSSQDQILPSSKQESPPAAAVRPFTPQPSKETSLPPFRKPQTVAASSIYSMYTQQQTPGKNFQQAVQSALTRAQTRGPHFPSVYGKPVMAGAAVQNQLPQTENIYSNLQGKPGSPEPEMETAASAHENHEPERIPRPLSPTKLLPFLSNPYRNQSDADLEALRKKLSNAPRPLKKRSSITEPEGPNGPNIQKLLYQRTTLAAMETISAPSHPSKQTASAASPESPVEIPNPYLSTDSEKETAASMPEPAIAEETESTAAEQSEAALPPAPLDTVPEAVSDSDEFTQPKAEEPNLEAPLPLEVYMEEYPPYPPPPYPSGEPESLGEDSFNMRPPEVTGQFSLPPGKRTNLRKTGSERIGHGMRVKFNPLALLLDSSLEGEFDLVQRIIYEVEDPSMPNDEGITALHNAVCAGHTEIVKFLVQFGVNVNAADSDGWTPLHCAASCNNVQVCKFLVESGAAVFAMTYSDMQTAADKCEEMEEGYTQCSQFLYGVQEKMGIMNKGVIYGLWDYEAQNDDELSMKEGDCMTILRREDEEEIEWWWARLNDKEGYVPRNLLGLYPRIKPRQRSLA is encoded by the exons ATGTTTCTGACCGTGTACCTCAGTAACAACGAGCAGCACTTCACTGAGGTGCCAGTCACCCCCGAGACAACCTGCAGAGATGTGGTGGAGCTGTGCAAGGAGCCTGGGGAGAGCGAGTGCCACCTGGCTGAGGTGTGGTGTGGCTCAG AACGTCCCATAGCTGATAATGAACGGATGCTGGATATTCTGCAGAGGTTTGGAATGCAGAGGGGCGAGGTGCGTTTCTTTCTCCGGCATGAACGCTCTCCCTGCCGGGAAGCAG GGACTGGACAAAGGTCACAAGATCCAGCCTTCAAAAGAAATGGTGTGAAAGTGCCTGGAGATCGAAGAATAGAGAATGGA GTGAGTGCACCAAGGATGGATATGACACTGTCTGAACTTCAGGAAATGGCATCACGCCAACAGCAACAAATTGAGGCTCAGCAGCAAATGCTGGCTAACAAG GAGCAGCGCCTGAAATTCCTGAAGCAGCAAGATCAGCGACAGCAACAGCAAGCTGCTGAACAGGAAAAACTGAAGCGATTAAAGGAAATTGCTGAGAATCAAGAAGCCAAACTTAAGAAAGTGAGAGCACTGAAAGGTCATGTGGAGCAAAAAAGACTCAGCAATGGGAAATTAG TGGAGGAGATTGAACAGATgaacagcctgttccagcaaAAGCAGCGCGAGCTGGTGCTGGCCGTGTCCAAAGTAGAGGAGCTCACCAGGCAACTGGAGATGCTGAAGAACGGCCGGATTGATGGTTACCACGACAACCAGTCGGCTGTAGCTGAGCTCGACCGCCTCTACAAGGAGCTGCAG TTGAGGAACAAACTGAACCAGGAGCAGAATGCCAAGCTGCAGCAACAGAGGGAGTGTTTGAACAAGCGCAACTTGGAGGTGGCAGTCATGGATAAGCGTGTTAATGAGCTGCGCGAGCGTCTGTGGAAGaaaaaggcagctctgcagcagaaagaGAATGTACCG gttTCTTCAGATGGGAATTTACCACAGCCAGTGGCTTCTGCTCCAAGTCGAGTGGCAGCTGTAGGTCCTTATATCCAGTCCTCTACTATGCCACGTATTGCTTCCAGACCTGAGCTTTTGGTGAAGCCAGCATTTTCAGATGGGACACAAGCTTTGCAGGTACCTGATGGGccactgaaaacacaaacactgCCCAATATGAGAGCTGGGAACAGTTCACAAGCTAAAGCTCCTGCAG GTTCTGTGGTCCCCAATACAAAACCTTCCCCATCTGCCCCTGACTGGAGCAGTTCAAATACAGACAATCATATTAGTCAAGGTTCAGCCTTGACTTCAGGAAAAGGAATTGTGACAAGTGAAGGACAAG CTGAAGGAGAAACTTTTTTACGAGACAAAGAGAAGAAGGTGCGTCCGTTCTCCATGTTTGACTCTGTGGACCagtctgctgggctgggcactcTGAGGAAGAACCAGAGCAGTGAGGATCTCCTGCGGGAAGCACAG acaACCAATAAAAATGTAACCAAGGTGCCACCACCTGTCCCCACTAAACCAAAACAGATAAACTTGCCTTACTTTGGTCAAGCCAGTCATCTGCAACCTGCTGATACAAAGCTGGATGGAAACCTGCAGAAGCTGCCTTTGGCTATTGCAGCTATGGGGAACAAGCAAAAACCAGTGGCACAGCAGCCTTCCCATCCTTCTCAGCAGATacagcaaagaatttcagtGCCTCCTGCAGGTTCTTCCTCTAGCCAGGATCAAATTCTTCCTTCCTCCAAACAGGAGagtcccccagcagcagctgtgagacCTTTTACTCCTCAGCCATCCAAAGAGACTTCACTGCCACCATTTCGAAAGCCTCAAACTGTGGCTGCAAGTTCCATTTACAGCATGTACACCCAACAGCAGACTCCTGGGAAGAACTTCCAGCAGGCAGTACAGAGTGCTTTGACGAGGGCACAGACCAGAGGACCACACTTCCCAAGTG TGTATGGCAAGCCCGTgatggcaggagctgcagtacAGAATCAGCTGCCGCAGACGGAGAACATCTACTCCAACCTGCAGGGCAAGCCAGGCAGTCCAGAGCCTGAGATGGaaacagcagcctctgctcatGAGAACCATGAACCAGAGAGGATACCCCGTCCCCTGAGCCCGACCAAACTGCTGCCTTTCCTATCCAACCCCTACCGCAACCAGAGCGATGCCGACCTGGAGGCGCTACGGAAAAAGCTGTCCAATGCCCCCAGGCCGCTGAAGAAACGCAGCTCTATTACTGAGCCAGAGGGGCCTAATGGCCCCAACATTCAGAAGCTGTTGTATCAGAGGACCACTCTGGCTGCAATGGAGACTATCTCAGCTCCATCGCATCCCTCCAAACAGACAGCATCAGCTGCCAGTCCTGAGAGCCCGgtggaaatcccaaatccttaTCTAAGCACAgactcagaaaaagaaacagctgctTCCATGCCAGAACCAGCTATTGCTGAGGAGacagaaagcacagcagcagagcagagcgaAGCTGCTCTTCCCCCTGCACCTTTGGACACTGTACCTGAGGCTGTATCAGACAGTGATGAATTCACGCAGCCCAAAGCAGAAGAACCAAACCTAGAAGCTCCACTGCCACTGGAGGTGTACATGGAAGAGTATCCTCCATACCCACCACCTCCCTATCCATCAGGGGAACCAGAGAGTTTGGGAGAGGACTCATTCAATATGAGGCCTCCTGAAGTTACTGGACAGTTTTCCTTGCCTCCT gGGAAGAGGACGAACTTGCGTAAGACTGGCTCAGAGAGGATTGGGCATGGAATGAGAGTGAAATTCAATCCCCTGGCATTGCTTCTGGATTCATCGTTGGAGGGGGAGTTTGACCTCGTGCAGAGAATAATTTATGAG GTGGAAGATCCTAGCATGCCCAATGATGAAGGAATCACTGCGCTGCACAACgctgtgtgtgctgggcacACGGAAATTGTGAAGTTCCTGGTGCAGTTTGGGGTGAACGTGAATGCTGCAGACAGTGATGGATG GACCCCTTTGCACTGTGCAGCATCCTGCAATAACGTGCAGGTGTGCAAGTTCCTGGTGGAGTCGGGGGCGGCTGTCTTTGCCATGACCTACAGCGACATGCAGACGGCCGCAGACAAGTGcgaggagatggaggaaggcTACACGCAGTGCTCCCAGTTCTTGTATG
- the TP53BP2 gene encoding apoptosis-stimulating of p53 protein 2 isoform X1, which yields MRFGSKMMPMFLTVYLSNNEQHFTEVPVTPETTCRDVVELCKEPGESECHLAEVWCGSERPIADNERMLDILQRFGMQRGEVRFFLRHERSPCREAGTGQRSQDPAFKRNGVKVPGDRRIENGVSAPRMDMTLSELQEMASRQQQQIEAQQQMLANKEQRLKFLKQQDQRQQQQAAEQEKLKRLKEIAENQEAKLKKVRALKGHVEQKRLSNGKLVEEIEQMNSLFQQKQRELVLAVSKVEELTRQLEMLKNGRIDGYHDNQSAVAELDRLYKELQLRNKLNQEQNAKLQQQRECLNKRNLEVAVMDKRVNELRERLWKKKAALQQKENVPVSSDGNLPQPVASAPSRVAAVGPYIQSSTMPRIASRPELLVKPAFSDGTQALQVPDGPLKTQTLPNMRAGNSSQAKAPAGSVVPNTKPSPSAPDWSSSNTDNHISQGSALTSGKGIVTSEGQAEGETFLRDKEKKVRPFSMFDSVDQSAGLGTLRKNQSSEDLLREAQTTNKNVTKVPPPVPTKPKQINLPYFGQASHLQPADTKLDGNLQKLPLAIAAMGNKQKPVAQQPSHPSQQIQQRISVPPAGSSSSQDQILPSSKQESPPAAAVRPFTPQPSKETSLPPFRKPQTVAASSIYSMYTQQQTPGKNFQQAVQSALTRAQTRGPHFPSVYGKPVMAGAAVQNQLPQTENIYSNLQGKPGSPEPEMETAASAHENHEPERIPRPLSPTKLLPFLSNPYRNQSDADLEALRKKLSNAPRPLKKRSSITEPEGPNGPNIQKLLYQRTTLAAMETISAPSHPSKQTASAASPESPVEIPNPYLSTDSEKETAASMPEPAIAEETESTAAEQSEAALPPAPLDTVPEAVSDSDEFTQPKAEEPNLEAPLPLEVYMEEYPPYPPPPYPSGEPESLGEDSFNMRPPEVTGQFSLPPGKRTNLRKTGSERIGHGMRVKFNPLALLLDSSLEGEFDLVQRIIYEVEDPSMPNDEGITALHNAVCAGHTEIVKFLVQFGVNVNAADSDGWTPLHCAASCNNVQVCKFLVESGAAVFAMTYSDMQTAADKCEEMEEGYTQCSQFLYGVQEKMGIMNKGVIYGLWDYEAQNDDELSMKEGDCMTILRREDEEEIEWWWARLNDKEGYVPRNLLGLYPRIKPRQRSLA from the exons ATGTTTCTGACCGTGTACCTCAGTAACAACGAGCAGCACTTCACTGAGGTGCCAGTCACCCCCGAGACAACCTGCAGAGATGTGGTGGAGCTGTGCAAGGAGCCTGGGGAGAGCGAGTGCCACCTGGCTGAGGTGTGGTGTGGCTCAG AACGTCCCATAGCTGATAATGAACGGATGCTGGATATTCTGCAGAGGTTTGGAATGCAGAGGGGCGAGGTGCGTTTCTTTCTCCGGCATGAACGCTCTCCCTGCCGGGAAGCAG GGACTGGACAAAGGTCACAAGATCCAGCCTTCAAAAGAAATGGTGTGAAAGTGCCTGGAGATCGAAGAATAGAGAATGGA GTGAGTGCACCAAGGATGGATATGACACTGTCTGAACTTCAGGAAATGGCATCACGCCAACAGCAACAAATTGAGGCTCAGCAGCAAATGCTGGCTAACAAG GAGCAGCGCCTGAAATTCCTGAAGCAGCAAGATCAGCGACAGCAACAGCAAGCTGCTGAACAGGAAAAACTGAAGCGATTAAAGGAAATTGCTGAGAATCAAGAAGCCAAACTTAAGAAAGTGAGAGCACTGAAAGGTCATGTGGAGCAAAAAAGACTCAGCAATGGGAAATTAG TGGAGGAGATTGAACAGATgaacagcctgttccagcaaAAGCAGCGCGAGCTGGTGCTGGCCGTGTCCAAAGTAGAGGAGCTCACCAGGCAACTGGAGATGCTGAAGAACGGCCGGATTGATGGTTACCACGACAACCAGTCGGCTGTAGCTGAGCTCGACCGCCTCTACAAGGAGCTGCAG TTGAGGAACAAACTGAACCAGGAGCAGAATGCCAAGCTGCAGCAACAGAGGGAGTGTTTGAACAAGCGCAACTTGGAGGTGGCAGTCATGGATAAGCGTGTTAATGAGCTGCGCGAGCGTCTGTGGAAGaaaaaggcagctctgcagcagaaagaGAATGTACCG gttTCTTCAGATGGGAATTTACCACAGCCAGTGGCTTCTGCTCCAAGTCGAGTGGCAGCTGTAGGTCCTTATATCCAGTCCTCTACTATGCCACGTATTGCTTCCAGACCTGAGCTTTTGGTGAAGCCAGCATTTTCAGATGGGACACAAGCTTTGCAGGTACCTGATGGGccactgaaaacacaaacactgCCCAATATGAGAGCTGGGAACAGTTCACAAGCTAAAGCTCCTGCAG GTTCTGTGGTCCCCAATACAAAACCTTCCCCATCTGCCCCTGACTGGAGCAGTTCAAATACAGACAATCATATTAGTCAAGGTTCAGCCTTGACTTCAGGAAAAGGAATTGTGACAAGTGAAGGACAAG CTGAAGGAGAAACTTTTTTACGAGACAAAGAGAAGAAGGTGCGTCCGTTCTCCATGTTTGACTCTGTGGACCagtctgctgggctgggcactcTGAGGAAGAACCAGAGCAGTGAGGATCTCCTGCGGGAAGCACAG acaACCAATAAAAATGTAACCAAGGTGCCACCACCTGTCCCCACTAAACCAAAACAGATAAACTTGCCTTACTTTGGTCAAGCCAGTCATCTGCAACCTGCTGATACAAAGCTGGATGGAAACCTGCAGAAGCTGCCTTTGGCTATTGCAGCTATGGGGAACAAGCAAAAACCAGTGGCACAGCAGCCTTCCCATCCTTCTCAGCAGATacagcaaagaatttcagtGCCTCCTGCAGGTTCTTCCTCTAGCCAGGATCAAATTCTTCCTTCCTCCAAACAGGAGagtcccccagcagcagctgtgagacCTTTTACTCCTCAGCCATCCAAAGAGACTTCACTGCCACCATTTCGAAAGCCTCAAACTGTGGCTGCAAGTTCCATTTACAGCATGTACACCCAACAGCAGACTCCTGGGAAGAACTTCCAGCAGGCAGTACAGAGTGCTTTGACGAGGGCACAGACCAGAGGACCACACTTCCCAAGTG TGTATGGCAAGCCCGTgatggcaggagctgcagtacAGAATCAGCTGCCGCAGACGGAGAACATCTACTCCAACCTGCAGGGCAAGCCAGGCAGTCCAGAGCCTGAGATGGaaacagcagcctctgctcatGAGAACCATGAACCAGAGAGGATACCCCGTCCCCTGAGCCCGACCAAACTGCTGCCTTTCCTATCCAACCCCTACCGCAACCAGAGCGATGCCGACCTGGAGGCGCTACGGAAAAAGCTGTCCAATGCCCCCAGGCCGCTGAAGAAACGCAGCTCTATTACTGAGCCAGAGGGGCCTAATGGCCCCAACATTCAGAAGCTGTTGTATCAGAGGACCACTCTGGCTGCAATGGAGACTATCTCAGCTCCATCGCATCCCTCCAAACAGACAGCATCAGCTGCCAGTCCTGAGAGCCCGgtggaaatcccaaatccttaTCTAAGCACAgactcagaaaaagaaacagctgctTCCATGCCAGAACCAGCTATTGCTGAGGAGacagaaagcacagcagcagagcagagcgaAGCTGCTCTTCCCCCTGCACCTTTGGACACTGTACCTGAGGCTGTATCAGACAGTGATGAATTCACGCAGCCCAAAGCAGAAGAACCAAACCTAGAAGCTCCACTGCCACTGGAGGTGTACATGGAAGAGTATCCTCCATACCCACCACCTCCCTATCCATCAGGGGAACCAGAGAGTTTGGGAGAGGACTCATTCAATATGAGGCCTCCTGAAGTTACTGGACAGTTTTCCTTGCCTCCT gGGAAGAGGACGAACTTGCGTAAGACTGGCTCAGAGAGGATTGGGCATGGAATGAGAGTGAAATTCAATCCCCTGGCATTGCTTCTGGATTCATCGTTGGAGGGGGAGTTTGACCTCGTGCAGAGAATAATTTATGAG GTGGAAGATCCTAGCATGCCCAATGATGAAGGAATCACTGCGCTGCACAACgctgtgtgtgctgggcacACGGAAATTGTGAAGTTCCTGGTGCAGTTTGGGGTGAACGTGAATGCTGCAGACAGTGATGGATG GACCCCTTTGCACTGTGCAGCATCCTGCAATAACGTGCAGGTGTGCAAGTTCCTGGTGGAGTCGGGGGCGGCTGTCTTTGCCATGACCTACAGCGACATGCAGACGGCCGCAGACAAGTGcgaggagatggaggaaggcTACACGCAGTGCTCCCAGTTCTTGTATG